In Aegilops tauschii subsp. strangulata cultivar AL8/78 chromosome 3, Aet v6.0, whole genome shotgun sequence, one genomic interval encodes:
- the LOC109739135 gene encoding uncharacterized protein, with amino-acid sequence MAAGILVDFPSMGSACFFPSLESLLRDSTSRFLAAVSAAPDPDLTNFRSLFSRVLTTYPDPPLEAVWFFSALTFHDAPDDLRSILHLLSAFTASSPAAAKPLALLAPVVSELFHSAKPRREIEALVEAVLSYISICSSRPAGGEVNADAGRLLPGFGELVKVWSVRNSKDRCPFQVLFPLVGDEARRELMKDGCSVTFLAGVVVAEAFLLRLCLKVQGVAGVPRSELQKELRIWAVSSISVFQNQQFFGVLLNMLVNPPLPVYSLLSADDEILVRDVLYDALILVDYSFLNGAEVDQADSSLLPIFVSRLVITLDAINDARAKGDQGRAMSFINAFSTSNIPVYLARWAARQAGTDQLGKPIAITPQAFLKWLVDLEDKGLTVFGENCSRIRERLMHDDAKNDYHYQSRMGHSDADLFFIDKQSHQEGMHTEGGEDEEAVEMETADNAFMAAAQSMKVTANGIRKRKECGSEDAAVVKFVKYKAEDSSVKDYFLSAATNGMSSGSEVENPQSDDEMEETA; translated from the exons ATGGCCGCCGGCATCCTGGTGGACTTCCCCTCCATGGGGTCCGCCTGCTTCTTCCCCAGCCTCGAGTCCCTCCTCCGCGACTCCACCTCCCGCTTcctcgccgccgtctccgccgcccCCGACCCGGACCTCACCAACTTCCGCTCCCTCTTCTCCCGTGTCCTCACCACCTACCCGGACCCTCCCCTCGAGGCCGTCTGGTTCTTCTCCGCGCTCACCTTCCACGACGCCCCCGACGACCTCCGCTCCATTCTCCACCTCCTCTCCGCCTTCACTGCctcctcccctgccgccgccaaGCCCCTTGCGCTCCTCGCCCCCGTCGTCTCCGAACTCTTCCACTCTGCCAAGCCCCGCAGGGAGATTGAGGCGCTCGTCGAGGCTGTCCTCAGCTACATCAGTATCTGCAGCAGCCGCCCCGCTGGCGGCGAGGTCAACGCCGACGCTGGGAGGCTCTTGCCAGGTTTCGGGGAGCTGGTCAAGGTGTGGAGCGTGCGCAACTCCAAGGACAGGTGCCCGTTCCAGGTCCTTTTCCCGCTAGTCGGGGACGAGGCCAGGCGGGAGCTCATGAAGGACGGCTGCAGCGTCACTTTCCTCGCCGGTGTTGTTGTGGCGGAGGCCTTCCTGCTCAGGCTCTGCCTCAAGGTGCAGGGTGTGGCTGGGGTGCCACGTTCTGAGCTGCAGAAGGAGCTAAGGATCTGGGCGGTTAGCTCTATCTCGGTCTTCCAGAACCAGCAATTCTTCG GAGTCCTGCTGAACATGCTTGTGAACCCTCCGCTGCCTGTTTATTCACTACTG AGTGCTGATGATGAGATCTTGGTGAGAGATGTCCTTTATGATGCTCTGATCTTGGTGGATTATTCATTCCTCAATGGAGCTGAAGTTGATCAAGCTGATAGTTCTCTTTTGCCTATTTTTGTGTCAAGATTGGTTATAACTCTTGATGCCATCAATGATGCCAG GGCCAAAGGAGATCAAGGGAGAGCAATGTCGTTTATCAACGCCTTCTCAACTTCAAATATTCCCGTTTACCTGGCTAGGTGGGCTGCTCGTCAAGCTGGCACTGACCAACTCGGCAAACCAATTGCTATCACACCTCAAGCTTTTCTGA AGTGGCTTGTAGATCTCGAAGACAAGGGGCTCACAGTGTTTGGAGAGAACTGTTCAAGGATCAGGGAGAGGCTGATGCATGATGATGCCAAGAATGACTATCACTATCAGAGCAGGATGGGTCACTCAGACGCCGACCTTTTCTTCATTGACAAGCAGAGTCACCAGGAGGGTATGCACACAGAAGGTGGGGAGGATGAAGAAgccgtggagatggagacagctGATAATGCTTTCATGGCTGCCGCTCAGTCCATGAAGGTGACGGCGAATGGCATAAGGAAAAGGAAGGAATGTGGAAGTGAAGACGCAGCAGTTGTGAAGTTTGTGAAGTACAAGGCTGAAGACAGCTCGGTTAAGGATTACTTCTTGTCTGCTGCTACCAATGGCATGAGCAGTGGCAGCGAGGTGGAGAATCCACAGTCTGATGACGAGATGGAAGAAACAGCTTGA